The following are encoded in a window of Pseudomonas graminis genomic DNA:
- a CDS encoding biliverdin-producing heme oxygenase, with protein sequence MVEITPALRDPCVPASFTSVLQQLRTATAVQHTTLEARLPLTHPQLDLGTYKRIIAAYYGFHLPLQQSIERFLAPQAVDPARQKIPALIKDLHALGLDDLQIQALPLCTELPAIDSVAQLLGVMYVMEGATLGGQVLRRIIAERLGVDADSGGEFLDVYGRETGRLWKAFLKQLAEFDNPLSNTEVVQSARLTFESFQTWLERAGVLNDA encoded by the coding sequence TTGGTTGAAATCACCCCTGCGTTGCGCGACCCTTGCGTCCCGGCCTCCTTTACCAGTGTCCTTCAGCAATTGCGAACGGCTACCGCCGTCCAGCACACGACACTCGAAGCCCGATTGCCACTGACCCACCCTCAGCTTGATCTCGGCACCTACAAACGGATCATCGCGGCCTACTACGGCTTTCATCTGCCCTTGCAACAATCGATTGAGCGCTTTCTGGCGCCCCAGGCCGTCGACCCTGCGCGGCAGAAAATCCCGGCGCTGATCAAGGATCTGCACGCCCTCGGCCTGGACGACCTGCAGATCCAGGCCTTGCCGCTGTGCACTGAACTGCCCGCCATCGACAGCGTCGCGCAGTTGCTCGGCGTGATGTACGTGATGGAGGGGGCGACGCTGGGGGGGCAAGTCCTGCGTCGGATCATCGCGGAAAGACTGGGCGTCGACGCCGACAGCGGTGGCGAGTTTCTGGACGTGTACGGCCGAGAGACCGGGCGTTTGTGGAAAGCCTTCCTCAAACAGTTGGCCGAGTTTGACAATCCGCTGTCCAACACCGAGGTGGTGCAATCGGCCCGCCTCACCTTCGAATCCTTTCAAACCTGGCTGGAGCGGGCGGGAGTGCTGAACGATGCTTAA
- a CDS encoding type VI secretion system ImpA family N-terminal domain-containing protein, which translates to MTKGFAMEIKAGGDPRALPDYQALCVEMARLAHSACPDVDWRAIEHCCHALFASNGADLQTAAAYALARSHLAGLDGMFEGVVVLDTLLHADAKPWPRGLSAQTAIVGQLFGQWQAVLRGLEINLCDLAGLRLLGSQLEHLRQMPVAQRLEFIIALERLHQQIGQLASRIERDAQAAEVVGQQAMPDPTLPVSIHSLVHCTTQSNPPGMQPKAAHNIPRIKRRRASWIGWLVAALFVLIVVLAAAF; encoded by the coding sequence ATGACCAAGGGTTTCGCCATGGAGATCAAGGCCGGCGGCGATCCACGCGCGTTGCCTGACTACCAGGCGTTGTGCGTTGAGATGGCCAGACTCGCTCATTCGGCCTGCCCGGATGTGGATTGGCGAGCCATCGAGCACTGCTGCCACGCCTTGTTTGCGAGCAATGGCGCGGACCTGCAAACGGCGGCGGCCTACGCCCTGGCGCGCAGTCATCTGGCCGGGCTGGACGGGATGTTTGAAGGCGTGGTGGTGCTGGACACCCTCTTGCACGCAGATGCCAAACCATGGCCCCGAGGGCTATCGGCGCAGACGGCAATCGTTGGCCAGTTGTTCGGCCAGTGGCAGGCCGTGCTGCGGGGACTGGAGATCAATCTCTGTGATCTGGCGGGCCTCCGTCTGTTGGGCTCGCAGCTTGAGCACCTGCGTCAGATGCCGGTTGCTCAACGCCTGGAATTCATCATTGCGCTGGAAAGGTTGCACCAGCAGATCGGACAGCTCGCGTCACGTATCGAGCGCGATGCTCAAGCCGCTGAAGTTGTCGGGCAGCAGGCAATGCCAGATCCAACGCTCCCCGTCTCAATTCACTCCCTGGTGCATTGCACAACCCAAAGCAACCCGCCGGGCATGCAGCCGAAGGCCGCGCACAACATCCCGCGGATCAAGAGGCGCCGAGCGTCATGGATCGGCTGGCTCGTCGCCGCGCTGTTCGTCCTGATCGTCGTCCTGGCCGCAGCGTTTTAG
- the tssE gene encoding type VI secretion system baseplate subunit TssE: MGELNPSLYETLLQNFSGELDLSRVGEDDQYVLSVLDNVQRVLNSRAGTLAHLPDYGLPDMGAVLEGLPSAAHGLMRTIADTLLKYEPRLLSLHIELLPQTQPGHLVYALDATLEGNRTATFGTTLSPEGRAVVRHLKRHDVRALP; encoded by the coding sequence ATGGGCGAGCTCAACCCCTCGCTGTACGAAACCCTGCTGCAGAATTTCAGCGGCGAGCTCGACCTGTCCCGGGTGGGGGAAGACGACCAATACGTGCTCTCGGTGCTGGACAATGTGCAACGCGTGCTCAACAGCCGCGCGGGCACCCTCGCGCATTTGCCCGACTACGGCCTGCCGGACATGGGCGCTGTGCTCGAAGGCTTGCCGTCTGCCGCCCATGGACTGATGCGGACCATCGCCGACACGCTGCTCAAGTACGAGCCGCGCCTGTTGTCGCTGCACATCGAACTGTTGCCGCAGACCCAGCCCGGCCATCTGGTCTACGCCCTCGATGCCACCCTTGAAGGGAACCGCACCGCGACGTTCGGCACGACGTTGAGCCCGGAGGGAAGGGCAGTGGTGCGTCACCTCAAGCGCCATGATGTGCGGGCCCTGCCTTGA
- the tssJ gene encoding type VI secretion system lipoprotein TssJ, protein MSTITFVKALPVIALVLLTSGCGVTQRVSESTASMTQAIFYKQVKTLRLDFDGRLALNTEGTDMRGLSVPVMVRVYQLRDGQSVNKATYDDLLRDADRLLGAELLEQRSLVIKPGEGAQLDVPLNENAGAIAVVALFREPDLQRNDWRLLLKRDELDPDRPRVIELGESRLTLRPLAEG, encoded by the coding sequence ATGTCGACTATTACTTTTGTTAAAGCGTTGCCCGTCATCGCCCTCGTGCTCCTCACCAGCGGCTGCGGGGTGACGCAACGCGTGTCCGAGTCCACCGCGTCGATGACCCAGGCAATCTTCTACAAACAGGTCAAAACGCTGCGCCTGGACTTCGACGGCCGCCTGGCCCTGAACACGGAAGGCACGGACATGCGCGGGTTGTCGGTGCCGGTGATGGTGCGGGTGTATCAACTGCGCGACGGCCAGTCGGTGAACAAGGCCACCTACGACGATCTGCTGCGCGACGCCGACCGCCTGCTCGGCGCTGAGCTGTTGGAACAGCGATCGCTGGTGATCAAGCCCGGGGAGGGCGCGCAACTGGATGTGCCGCTGAACGAAAACGCCGGGGCGATCGCCGTCGTCGCCTTGTTCCGCGAACCCGATCTACAGCGCAATGACTGGCGCTTGCTGCTTAAGCGTGACGAACTCGACCCGGACCGGCCTCGGGTTATCGAGCTGGGCGAAAGCCGGCTGACGCTGCGCCCCCTGGCCGAGGGTTGA
- the tssG gene encoding type VI secretion system baseplate subunit TssG: MERKPQPADSRLRLIEWLDAVQGRVAEASVYRFCQLLECAAPEQPPLGSSEDPADDLVRFRPDPGMGFPASELKALEWPTTDEGLPATVRTRLLGLYGVDSPLPTRYLDDIAQKREGHEALEGFLDIFNHRVFTQFYRIWRKYSYPASFAPAGADPTSQCLFGLIGLGIPGTAKRIATPLSRFLALLGVMRLPTRNAEGITALVHLLASRTQASIKPHWPRSIALDSPASLSSTRPVSLSQGTPMGSIGRDVNSELMLTLFTADHDEAREWLPGGGLLSDLRVLLQVYLGWRCTARLRLSLPIDCLPVSALSGRGVLLGMTAGLALKGRAAGRTDTITIHLGRYQGLQVNPKEREPAHVDYYFC; the protein is encoded by the coding sequence ATGGAGCGAAAACCACAGCCAGCGGATTCCCGGTTAAGGCTTATCGAATGGCTCGATGCGGTGCAGGGGCGGGTGGCGGAAGCAAGCGTTTATCGCTTCTGCCAGTTACTGGAATGTGCCGCGCCGGAGCAGCCGCCGTTGGGCAGTTCGGAGGATCCGGCCGACGACCTGGTGCGTTTTCGCCCCGATCCCGGCATGGGTTTTCCGGCCAGTGAACTCAAAGCGCTGGAGTGGCCGACGACTGATGAGGGGCTGCCGGCGACCGTGCGCACCCGCTTGCTCGGCCTCTATGGCGTGGACTCGCCACTGCCCACCCGTTACCTCGACGACATCGCGCAAAAGCGGGAAGGCCACGAGGCGCTGGAAGGGTTTCTCGACATCTTCAACCATCGGGTCTTCACCCAGTTCTACCGGATCTGGCGCAAGTATTCTTACCCGGCCTCGTTCGCGCCGGCTGGCGCCGACCCCACCTCCCAGTGCCTGTTCGGGCTGATCGGGCTTGGCATCCCCGGCACCGCGAAACGCATCGCCACGCCGCTGTCGCGTTTTCTGGCCCTGCTCGGCGTGATGCGTTTGCCGACCCGCAACGCCGAGGGCATCACGGCGCTGGTGCATTTGTTGGCGTCTCGCACTCAGGCGTCGATCAAGCCGCACTGGCCGCGAAGCATTGCGTTGGACTCTCCAGCCAGCCTGTCCTCAACGCGGCCGGTGAGCCTGTCCCAGGGCACGCCGATGGGCAGCATCGGTCGCGACGTCAACAGCGAACTGATGCTCACGCTGTTCACCGCCGACCACGACGAGGCGCGGGAATGGTTGCCCGGCGGCGGCTTGCTCAGCGACCTGCGGGTGCTGTTGCAGGTGTACCTCGGTTGGCGCTGTACGGCACGGTTGCGTCTGTCGCTGCCGATCGATTGCCTGCCGGTGTCAGCACTGAGCGGACGGGGCGTGCTGCTGGGCATGACCGCGGGACTCGCGTTGAAAGGCCGCGCTGCCGGGAGAACCGACACCATCACTATTCATCTGGGCCGTTATCAGGGGCTCCAGGTTAATCCTAAGGAAAGAGAACCCGCCCATGTCGACTATTACTTTTGTTAA
- the tssF gene encoding type VI secretion system baseplate subunit TssF → MNEDNLTLRYFDAEMRYLREAGKEFAQAFPDRAASLNLDKPGAHDPYVERLFEGFAFLMGRLREKLDDDLPELTEGLVSLLWPHYLRTIPSLSIVELQPDVHQMKQSEQIATGFEVQSQPIGPQRTRCSYTTTQDLTLRPLALDSVRLAQEPDGRSVIRLRFSCGALSNWGQLDLRRIPLYLNATPAVANALHHALTLGTQALYVRQPGDAQRQPLQGRFGPKGFGDDDRLWPKGDSAFSGYQLLLEYFSFREKFMFVTLYGLENMSIAPDAPWFELEAVLSTAWPHGFALSAEHIRLHAVPVINLFPLEADPLSLDPLQTDYLLRPMRLQDGHTEIYSVDRVTASRDSGREEYVPFSSFRHKGGMLRDEAPERYFHTRLKRGANGLHDTWLILGGEGADVDRLAERPCLSLRLTGTNGQLPRKALQSTILDMPLHATQAGLRVRNLCAPTLPCYPPSRDRFHWRVLSHLGSNFLPMLDNAEVLRGTLALYDWTGSELNRRRLEAIVEVRHHLIQRFEKGFLLRGVDIEVTLDANGFAGEGDICLFGEMLNRFFALYADIHLFTQITLILQPTGRSLRWSENHSQRIPG, encoded by the coding sequence ATGAATGAGGACAATCTGACCCTGCGTTATTTCGATGCGGAAATGCGCTACCTGCGCGAGGCCGGCAAGGAGTTCGCCCAAGCGTTTCCCGACCGTGCCGCCTCGCTGAATCTGGACAAGCCCGGCGCCCACGATCCCTACGTCGAGCGGTTGTTCGAAGGTTTCGCGTTCCTCATGGGACGGCTGCGGGAAAAGCTCGACGATGACCTGCCGGAGCTGACCGAAGGCCTGGTCAGCCTGCTGTGGCCCCATTACCTGCGCACGATCCCGTCGCTGTCGATCGTCGAGTTGCAGCCCGACGTGCACCAGATGAAGCAGAGCGAGCAGATCGCGACCGGCTTTGAAGTCCAGTCGCAACCCATCGGCCCCCAGCGCACGCGCTGCAGTTACACCACCACTCAGGACCTGACCCTGCGCCCGTTGGCCCTGGATTCGGTGCGCCTGGCCCAGGAGCCGGACGGCCGCTCGGTGATCCGCCTGCGTTTTTCCTGCGGTGCCCTGAGCAACTGGGGCCAACTGGATTTGCGCCGCATCCCGCTGTACCTCAACGCCACGCCGGCGGTGGCCAATGCGCTGCACCACGCACTGACCCTGGGCACCCAGGCGCTCTATGTGCGTCAGCCCGGCGACGCGCAACGTCAACCGCTGCAAGGACGTTTTGGCCCCAAGGGCTTCGGCGATGACGACCGGCTCTGGCCCAAGGGGGACAGCGCCTTCAGTGGGTATCAGTTGCTGCTGGAGTACTTCAGTTTTCGCGAGAAATTCATGTTCGTGACCCTGTACGGCCTCGAAAACATGAGCATCGCGCCCGACGCGCCGTGGTTCGAACTCGAGGCCGTGCTGAGCACCGCCTGGCCCCATGGGTTTGCCCTCAGTGCCGAGCACATTCGCCTGCACGCCGTGCCAGTCATCAACCTGTTCCCGCTGGAGGCCGACCCGCTGTCCCTGGACCCGTTGCAGACCGACTATCTATTGCGGCCCATGCGCCTGCAGGACGGCCACACCGAAATCTATTCGGTCGACCGGGTGACGGCCTCCCGCGACTCGGGGCGGGAAGAGTACGTGCCGTTTTCCAGCTTCCGGCACAAGGGCGGCATGCTCCGCGACGAGGCGCCCGAACGTTATTTCCACACCCGCCTCAAGCGCGGCGCGAACGGGCTGCATGACACCTGGCTGATACTGGGCGGCGAGGGCGCCGATGTTGATCGGCTGGCCGAGCGCCCGTGCCTGTCCCTTCGGCTCACCGGTACCAACGGACAGTTGCCGAGAAAAGCCCTGCAAAGCACGATCCTCGACATGCCCCTGCACGCGACCCAGGCCGGTCTGCGGGTGCGCAACCTGTGCGCGCCGACCCTGCCGTGCTATCCGCCGAGCCGCGACCGTTTTCACTGGCGGGTGTTGAGCCACCTGGGCTCGAACTTCCTGCCGATGCTCGACAACGCCGAAGTGCTGCGCGGCACCCTGGCGCTGTACGACTGGACCGGCAGCGAGCTGAATCGCCGGCGTCTGGAAGCCATCGTCGAGGTGCGTCATCACCTCATCCAGCGCTTCGAAAAAGGGTTTTTGCTGCGCGGCGTGGACATCGAAGTGACCCTCGACGCCAACGGTTTTGCTGGCGAGGGCGACATCTGCCTGTTTGGCGAAATGCTCAACCGGTTCTTCGCGCTGTACGCCGACATCCATCTGTTCACCCAGATCACCCTGATCCTGCAACCGACCGGGAGGAGCCTGCGATGGAGCGAAAACCACAGCCAGCGGATTCCCGGTTAA
- the tssA gene encoding type VI secretion system protein TssA, with translation MSLQALVATTLGERDGVAFARGYAEHWAAWLAPISAESVVGQDPGYDDDFQSMREEVNKLSGADADRVIVLAEKLLKGTCKDLRVLTYYLWARLQRDGEAGLAEGLNLLAGMVDRYSADVLPARPNSRKVALEWLASAKVLDSLRLYPEVVKAEAERTVAALVWLNQVLEGWPAEQRPNLGALYSALSARLAQAGGIEAVVPQFSASHDSATREATSHGANHGAGPNAIRSGRDLLDNGRALASYLREQPQGWLAAHRLMKSLRWDTVHQSPPQDANGRTRLAPPRSEYRAQLKRLYLQQSWSELLDQVERMFAEGVNHFWLDLQWLLYQALSRQPAPFEGWARIVKEDLGLLLDRLPGLETLCWDDGSAFADETTREWIEQHVRTQAASAWLPTSTASIADEAEILALESEALAQADRDGVEVALAWLDTRPEIHSGRQRWLLRLLMARVAEQYGKSELALHLLGELDATGQRHGLAEWEPARVFEVKARLLKLLRIKAQRSDADKAALGKRMEPLLAALVAMDPVRAAVLCG, from the coding sequence ATGAGCCTGCAAGCGTTGGTCGCCACGACGCTGGGTGAGCGCGACGGGGTGGCCTTCGCCAGGGGCTACGCTGAACACTGGGCAGCGTGGCTGGCGCCGATCAGTGCTGAATCAGTAGTGGGTCAGGACCCGGGCTATGACGATGATTTCCAGAGCATGCGCGAGGAGGTCAACAAGCTGTCCGGAGCGGACGCCGATCGGGTCATCGTGCTGGCGGAAAAACTGCTCAAAGGCACCTGCAAGGACCTGCGCGTGCTCACCTATTACCTCTGGGCGCGTCTGCAGCGGGACGGCGAAGCCGGATTGGCGGAAGGCTTGAATCTGCTGGCTGGAATGGTTGATCGCTACAGCGCCGATGTGCTGCCTGCACGGCCCAACAGTCGCAAGGTGGCGCTGGAGTGGCTCGCCAGCGCCAAGGTGCTGGACAGCCTGAGGCTGTACCCGGAAGTGGTAAAGGCCGAGGCCGAACGTACGGTGGCCGCACTCGTCTGGCTGAATCAGGTGCTGGAAGGCTGGCCCGCCGAGCAGCGGCCGAACTTGGGCGCGCTGTACTCGGCGCTGTCTGCACGGCTGGCCCAGGCCGGCGGAATCGAGGCCGTAGTGCCGCAGTTCAGCGCCAGCCATGACTCTGCAACCCGAGAAGCCACCAGCCACGGCGCCAACCATGGCGCTGGTCCGAACGCCATCCGCTCGGGCCGTGACCTGCTGGACAACGGCCGCGCGCTGGCCAGCTATCTGCGCGAACAACCCCAGGGCTGGCTGGCCGCCCATCGGCTGATGAAAAGCCTGCGCTGGGACACCGTGCACCAGTCGCCGCCCCAGGATGCCAATGGTCGTACGCGACTGGCACCGCCGCGATCTGAATACCGCGCGCAACTCAAACGGCTTTACCTGCAACAGAGCTGGAGCGAGTTGCTCGATCAGGTCGAGCGCATGTTCGCCGAGGGCGTGAACCATTTCTGGCTCGACCTGCAGTGGCTTCTGTATCAGGCGCTGAGCCGCCAACCCGCACCATTCGAGGGCTGGGCGCGGATCGTCAAGGAAGATTTGGGCCTGCTCCTCGACCGCCTGCCGGGCCTTGAAACGTTGTGTTGGGACGACGGCTCGGCCTTTGCCGACGAGACCACCCGCGAGTGGATCGAGCAGCACGTGCGCACCCAGGCCGCTTCTGCCTGGCTGCCTACGTCGACCGCGTCCATTGCAGACGAAGCCGAGATTCTGGCCCTCGAAAGCGAGGCGCTGGCCCAGGCCGACCGCGACGGCGTCGAGGTGGCACTGGCCTGGCTCGACACGCGTCCCGAGATTCACAGCGGTCGGCAGCGCTGGTTGCTGCGCCTGCTCATGGCGCGGGTCGCCGAGCAGTACGGCAAAAGCGAGCTGGCGTTGCACCTGCTGGGTGAACTGGACGCGACCGGCCAGCGCCATGGGCTCGCTGAGTGGGAGCCGGCGCGGGTGTTTGAAGTGAAGGCGCGGTTGCTCAAGTTGCTGCGCATCAAAGCCCAGCGCAGTGACGCTGACAAGGCCGCGCTGGGCAAACGCATGGAGCCGCTGCTGGCGGCGCTGGTGGCCATGGACCCGGTGCGCGCGGCAGTGCTGTGCGGCTGA
- a CDS encoding ImcF-related family protein: MKARRSVERQKGDGVFPPQESSSNPETKKLPGVAELKEHLHHQYSTFQRTRTRFILVVGEPKQIEAIAPGLADAQWLEGQNTVLLWGGSPQSELPEAASRWHAVIHRRGLDGVVWALDKQQSANAATMAGGVAGLQQLARTLGWQLPLHLWEVCESEWTQQKRARGPAGLLLPRRLDGVQLETMLAPIDDSLRQVGLAEIKAYRDHDFLCRLSSTLKAEGIARWRQALMPLLGKFARGVPLRGLWFSLPAPPTESNGNLWLPGPAWDGVLEDTPRDVRRLNWPVTRISYALALGAALIWATGLLLSFSTHRTQILDIQSSLAAVQPSGDGDEQLLALNALILEMGRLKDRARRGEPWYQRFGLSQNDALLAAMWPRYVEANNRLMRDPAAENLKRQLASLAASPADSSRRAKGAHNAYVQLKAYLMMARPEKVDAAFLVKALGHAEPTRMGVSPGLWKGLSPSLWQFYAEQLKANPQWRIESDNALVAQARQVLLVQLGQRNGEASLYQQVLGAAATHFPDLGVEQMVDDKEAWPLFFTEASVPGVFTRQAWEGQVSQAIDDIVAARREQIDWVLSDRENSAVADTSPEQLRARLTERYFHDYSGAWLAFLNSVQWRRADSLADVIDQLTLMSDVRQSPLIALMNTLAWQGQAGNRSQGLKDSLVQSAQKLMGGERSMPVPAISQLLDTPAGPLDPTFGPLLGLLGKDPQGKGGDDDLSLQAFLTRVTRVRLKLQQVSHAADPQGMTQAMAQTVFQGKNIDLTDTRAYGELLAASLGEEWDGVAHALFVQPLDQAWRKVLEPSAAALNRQWQQAVVDEWDKAFLGRYPFAATGSDASLPMLGKMIRADSGRIEQFLQRELNGVLRKDGGRWGVDPAHGQGLLINPKFLAAVNQLSHLADVLYTDGGMGINFELQGKAVRDVVQTSFVLNGARHQYFNQKESWQRFAWPGSSDYPGASLTWTSVRSGERLYGDFQGAWGLIRLLDAATVTALDDSDSRYRISIAAPDGLDLTWHMRTELGAGPMSLLALRNFKLPRQIFLNGIASAQNASRAEVME; this comes from the coding sequence ATGAAGGCTCGCCGCAGCGTTGAGCGGCAGAAGGGCGACGGCGTGTTCCCACCGCAGGAATCGTCATCCAACCCTGAAACCAAGAAACTCCCGGGCGTCGCTGAACTCAAGGAGCACCTCCACCACCAATACTCCACCTTCCAGCGCACCCGCACCCGTTTCATTCTCGTCGTCGGCGAGCCCAAGCAGATCGAAGCCATCGCCCCAGGCCTGGCCGACGCCCAGTGGCTCGAAGGCCAGAACACCGTGCTGCTCTGGGGCGGCAGCCCGCAATCCGAACTTCCCGAAGCCGCCAGCCGCTGGCACGCGGTAATTCATCGGCGGGGTCTGGACGGCGTGGTCTGGGCCCTTGATAAGCAGCAAAGCGCGAACGCCGCGACAATGGCCGGTGGCGTCGCCGGTTTGCAGCAACTGGCGCGAACCCTGGGCTGGCAGTTGCCGCTGCACTTGTGGGAGGTCTGCGAGAGCGAATGGACGCAGCAAAAGCGCGCACGCGGGCCTGCCGGGTTGTTGTTGCCTCGGCGTCTTGACGGCGTACAGCTGGAGACGATGTTGGCCCCGATCGACGATTCGTTGCGTCAGGTGGGCCTGGCCGAGATCAAGGCCTACCGTGACCATGACTTCCTCTGCCGGTTGTCCTCCACCCTGAAAGCAGAGGGCATCGCGCGCTGGCGTCAGGCGCTGATGCCATTGCTCGGCAAGTTCGCGCGGGGCGTGCCCTTGCGCGGGCTGTGGTTCAGTTTGCCGGCGCCACCGACCGAGTCCAACGGCAATCTGTGGCTGCCGGGTCCGGCGTGGGACGGCGTGCTCGAGGACACACCTCGCGACGTCCGGCGCTTGAATTGGCCCGTCACGCGCATCAGCTACGCACTGGCCCTGGGTGCCGCGTTGATCTGGGCGACTGGCCTGCTGCTGTCGTTTTCTACCCACCGCACGCAGATCCTCGACATCCAGTCATCGCTCGCGGCCGTCCAACCTTCGGGCGACGGCGATGAGCAGTTGCTGGCCCTCAACGCCTTGATCCTCGAAATGGGCAGGCTGAAGGACCGCGCGCGGCGTGGCGAGCCGTGGTACCAGCGCTTCGGGCTAAGTCAGAACGACGCGTTGCTTGCGGCGATGTGGCCGCGCTATGTGGAGGCCAACAACCGGCTGATGCGCGACCCGGCGGCGGAGAACCTCAAGCGTCAGCTCGCGTCCTTGGCGGCATCGCCCGCCGACAGTTCGCGGCGGGCGAAGGGCGCGCACAACGCGTACGTGCAGCTAAAGGCCTACCTGATGATGGCGCGGCCGGAGAAGGTTGACGCCGCGTTTCTGGTGAAGGCCTTGGGTCATGCCGAGCCGACGCGCATGGGTGTGTCGCCGGGATTATGGAAAGGGCTGTCGCCCTCACTGTGGCAGTTCTACGCCGAGCAGTTGAAGGCCAATCCGCAGTGGCGGATCGAGTCGGATAACGCACTGGTGGCCCAGGCGCGGCAGGTCTTGCTGGTGCAACTGGGCCAGCGCAATGGCGAGGCCAGCCTGTATCAGCAAGTGCTGGGGGCTGCCGCGACCCACTTTCCCGATCTCGGGGTTGAGCAGATGGTCGATGACAAAGAGGCGTGGCCGCTGTTTTTCACCGAGGCCAGTGTGCCGGGCGTGTTCACGCGGCAGGCGTGGGAAGGGCAGGTGAGCCAGGCGATCGATGACATCGTCGCTGCCCGCCGCGAGCAGATCGACTGGGTGCTCAGCGATCGCGAAAACAGCGCCGTTGCCGACACCTCGCCCGAGCAGCTCAGAGCTCGCCTGACCGAGCGCTACTTCCATGACTACTCGGGCGCCTGGCTGGCGTTTCTCAACAGCGTGCAGTGGCGACGGGCCGACAGCCTGGCCGACGTCATCGACCAACTGACGCTGATGAGCGACGTCCGTCAGTCACCGTTGATTGCGCTGATGAACACCTTGGCGTGGCAGGGCCAGGCCGGCAATCGCAGTCAAGGGCTGAAGGACTCGCTAGTGCAGTCGGCGCAGAAGCTGATGGGCGGCGAACGCTCGATGCCGGTGCCTGCCATCAGCCAGCTGCTCGACACGCCGGCTGGGCCGCTGGATCCGACCTTCGGCCCGCTGCTGGGGTTGTTGGGCAAAGACCCGCAAGGCAAGGGCGGCGACGACGATCTCAGCCTGCAAGCGTTTCTGACCCGCGTGACCCGGGTGCGCCTGAAGTTGCAGCAGGTCAGTCACGCCGCCGATCCCCAGGGCATGACCCAGGCCATGGCGCAGACGGTGTTTCAGGGCAAGAACATCGACCTTACCGACACCCGCGCCTACGGCGAGCTGCTGGCGGCCAGTCTGGGCGAGGAGTGGGACGGAGTGGCCCACGCGCTATTCGTGCAGCCGCTGGATCAGGCCTGGCGCAAGGTGCTCGAGCCCTCGGCGGCCGCCCTGAACCGGCAGTGGCAGCAGGCGGTGGTTGATGAATGGGACAAGGCGTTTCTCGGCCGTTACCCCTTTGCCGCCACCGGCAGCGACGCCTCGTTGCCGATGCTGGGTAAGATGATCCGCGCCGATTCCGGGCGCATCGAGCAGTTCCTGCAGCGCGAACTGAACGGCGTGTTGCGCAAGGACGGCGGCCGCTGGGGGGTGGACCCGGCCCACGGTCAGGGCCTGCTGATCAACCCCAAGTTTCTCGCGGCGGTGAACCAGCTCAGCCACCTGGCCGACGTGCTCTACACCGACGGCGGCATGGGCATCAACTTCGAGCTCCAGGGCAAGGCGGTGCGCGACGTGGTGCAGACCAGCTTCGTGCTCAATGGCGCGCGGCATCAGTACTTCAATCAGAAAGAGAGCTGGCAACGCTTCGCCTGGCCCGGCAGCAGTGATTACCCCGGCGCCAGCCTGACGTGGACCAGCGTGCGGAGCGGCGAGCGTTTGTATGGCGACTTTCAGGGCGCCTGGGGGCTGATCCGTTTGCTGGACGCCGCCACCGTCACTGCGCTGGACGACAGTGACAGCCGCTACCGCATCAGTATTGCGGCGCCGGATGGCCTGGACCTGACCTGGCACATGCGCACTGAACTCGGCGCAGGGCCGATGAGCCTGCTCGCGCTGCGAAATTTCAAACTGCCGCGCCAGATATTCCTCAACGGCATCGCCAGCGCACAAAATGCATCGCGCGCCGAGGTGATGGAATGA
- a CDS encoding PAAR domain-containing protein → MSQGFVLLGDKTTHGGAVISASSTHITQGKAVALVGDMVMCPIPGHGVNPIIEGCVGSLEEGRALVVDGCHSLCGCQVISSAPDWAVD, encoded by the coding sequence ATGTCACAAGGATTCGTATTGTTGGGTGACAAGACCACCCACGGGGGAGCGGTAATTTCCGCGTCGTCCACTCATATCACCCAGGGCAAAGCAGTGGCTTTGGTGGGGGATATGGTCATGTGTCCCATACCGGGACATGGCGTTAATCCCATTATTGAGGGTTGTGTCGGCTCGTTGGAGGAAGGCCGTGCGCTGGTGGTCGATGGTTGCCACTCGCTGTGCGGTTGCCAGGTCATTTCCAGCGCACCTGACTGGGCGGTGGATTGA